Proteins encoded within one genomic window of Mya arenaria isolate MELC-2E11 chromosome 13, ASM2691426v1:
- the LOC128213885 gene encoding tyrosine-protein kinase SRK2-like encodes MGCDESKPKMDTSESMFSDIKGRSEENGDKPRGKNYYTNPPVNLPQPGENSDAEGGSGGGKRVFALYDYDARTQDDLTFRKGDVLELIKGRTEDNEDWCYARHTYPKYNNLQKEGYVPRTYVALEESLESHDWFFGRVTRKEAERNLLTKDNPVGAFLVRESESCPGSYALSIRDYDQNMANPDCAKHYKLRNMDEGGVYIVKRRQFKSMMELVDHYKVQADGICGSLVAPCSRAAPVMVDLSRDTKDAWEIDRNSLQLAQRLGAGQFGEVWKGIWNNTTDVAIKTLKSGTMKKEAFLAEAQIMKQCRHDKLVRLYAICSKEEPIYIVTELLNDSLLNYLREGEGRFIEFPDMVDYAEQIAAGMSYLERNKLIHRDLAARNVLVGANGICKIADFGLARIIEDDEYNPKHGFKFPVKWTAPEAANYMRFTIKSDVWSYGILLTEITTHGQVPYPGMTNREVLQHIAYGYRMPKPLECSDAMYEIMLKCWDKREENRPTFEFMECFFDDYFANTELEI; translated from the exons ATGGGGTGTGATGAATCCAAACCCAAGATGGACACATCGGAGTCGATGTTCTCCGATATTAAAGGAAGGAGCGAGGAAAACGGGGACAAACCACGTGGGAAAAACTACTACACCAACCCCCCAGTTAATCTACCACAGCCTGGGGAGAACTCTGATGCTGAGG GAGGCAGTGGCGGAGGGAAACGTGTTTTCGCGCTCTATGACTATGATGCCCGAACACAAGATGACCTCACATTCCGCAAAGGCGACGTTCTCGAACTTATTAAGGGCAGAACTGAAGA CAATGAGGACTGGTGCTACGCGCGACATACATATCCAAAATATAACAATCTCCAGAAAGAGGGTTACGTGCCACGGACCTATGTTGCATTGGAGGAAAGTCTAGAGTCACATGA CTGGTTTTTCGGACGGGTGACACGTAAGGAGGCAGAGAGAAACTTGTTGACGAAGGACAACCCTGTTGGAGCTTTCCTAGTACGGGAGAGCGAGAGTTGTCCGG GGAGCTATGCGTTGTCCATTCGAGACTATGACCAAAACATGGCCAATCCGGATTGCGCCAAACATTACAAGCTTCGCAACATGGATGAAGGCGGAGTGTACATTGTCAAAAGACGACAGTTCAAGAGTATGATGGAACTTGTGGACCACTATAAAG TGCAAGCGGATGGTATATGCGGGTCACTGGTAGCACCGTGTTCTCGAGCTGCTCCGGTAATGGTCGATTTGAGTCGGGACACTAAGGACGCGTGGGAGATTGACAGGAACTCGCTCCAGCTGGCACAGAGGCTTGGAGCTGGTCAGTTCGGGGAGGTCTGGAAAG GAATATGGAACAACACAACAGATGTCGCTATAAAAACTCTAAAGTCAGGCACAATGAAAAAGGAGGCCTTTCTTGCCGAGGCCCAGATTATGAAGCAGTGTCGCCATGACAAACTTGTGCGTCTGTACGCCATTTGCTCGAAGGAGGAGCCGATTTACATTGTGACTGAGCTCCTCAATGACAGTCTGCTAAACTACCTGCGGGAAGGAGAAGGACGATTCATAGAATTCCCCGATATGGTGGACTACGCAGAACAG ATTGCTGCAGGAATGTCTTATCTGGAAAGGAATAAGCTTATCCATAGAGATTTAGCAGCAAGAAATGTCCTTGTTGGTGCAAATGGTATTTGCAAAATTGCCGACTTTGGTCTTGCGCGGATAATTGAGGATGACGAATACAATCCTAAACATG GATTTAAGTTCCCGGTCAAGTGGACGGCCCCAGAGGCGGCTAATTACATGCGTTTCACGATAAAGTCAGACGTGTGGTCATACGGCATTCTGCTCACGGAAATCACTACACATGGACAAGTACCATACCCAG GCATGACTAACCGAGAGGTTCTACAACACATCGCCTACGGCTACCGCATGCCTAAACCGCTGGAATGCTCCGACGCCATGTACGAAATAATGCTCAAGTGCTGGGATAAACGTGAGGAAAATCGACCAACTTTTGAATTCATGGAGTGCTTCTTCGATGACTATTTTGCCAATACAGAACTCGAAATATAA